A segment of the Lycium ferocissimum isolate CSIRO_LF1 chromosome 5, AGI_CSIRO_Lferr_CH_V1, whole genome shotgun sequence genome:
taattaatttcttaatttgtAGAAAATTTGTTTTGACATTGCAAAAGTGAAGAGTAAGAGCTTATTTTGAGGAGTTCATGTGATAGGACAATGATGCACACATGGTTTTCACGACATCTTTCCGAAAGTTTTATCCATCCATTCAAGAAATGAACACATCAGTGTGAATGTGCTGACTTTCGTTTTTCATAAGGATGGGTTTATCATGTTTCCTGGATTTGGAGAGAAACTAACACTAAGAAGAAGACAATTTCTATGTTTCCACTTATAAGCTCCAAATTTTTTACGTCGGATACTAATAAGTCAAAACttaaaaaagggaagaaaaagaaagcaacCTTCACTGCTTCCTAcatattatcaaatcaaatgTAATAAGTGGCAGCAACTGCCACGTACTACAATTGTTTCTATTTTGTTCTTAAGTTACTCGTCACTTGATCGGTTAAATATTGATTTGACGTTACCTTTGTgtaaaaaagagttgactccaCTAGTTaaacttaaataattttttcagaTGCTGCTAACAGATTTTCACGAGAAATTGTACACATTTTAACGATTAAAAGTAATGTTAGAAGATTAAATAGCTTCATCTAATAACTTCTATAAATACATTAGGTCGCACAAGAAACTCCTCCTTATATCAAACAAAGcctaaaagggttttaaaaggTTAAAAGATCTGTTGAGCGTCTCAAGGCTATGTCATAATAGATCTGAACAGTTTTCCTGGATCGATTTTCAGATCATAATTGCTCCAAGAATAACTAAAGAAAATAGATAACTAGGagatagaaaaatagaaaagaaatgaaCTAATAATAGAAATATCTCTCTATCTCTAAAGTTCCACCAATTATTTAACCGTttggtgtgtatgtgtgttgtccCGAAAGAGGAGGACTGAATGATTATTCAATCGTTGAAATCAGAGGTTAAAATTTTAATAGATATGGATCCCTTATAAACTTCTTTCGAGGAAATACTATACTTATACATATCAAGCTCTCTTATTGAAAATTCTATATCCGCTCCAGGTTCTTACCAAACAAttgtttttgttaaaaaaaaaaattattattacataGGCGGCAGTAGAAGGGGAAATGGGAGAGGGGTGCAATGGGTGAATTGAAAATTCAGGTGGTCaatcaactgagctactagatccacCAAACAATTTTTACTTTAATGAAATGGTATATTTTTTGTACGGTACCGAAATCAATTTATTCAACAAAGCTTTAATACATTTTCCCCGCTGTATAAAGCTACTTATCCTAATTATCATTATTATAATCATTAGTAGAATGTTTTTGGGGCCACCTTAGCAGCTTCATTCTCTAATAGGGCCGGCTAGGATGGGGTGGCTGGTGCATTTGGGAGTTGGTCCtgtaaaagaaaaatggaaaatcTGCCACCTCAGCACATCAAAAGAGAATTCCATTCCGGGCCAGGCCGGGCTGTATATTACCCAAAGGCCAAATCATCACTTCGTACAAAATATAATTTGTCTTCTAGCATATCATGCTGACAGATTTCCTGTTTGACTTTTCCCAATACTAAACAATTACACAAAAGTTCCATTTCCCTCCCCTTCTTTTTTAGTATAAGAGTTTTAAGTTATACGTATAATTTTTTTACCTAGTAAGTCAcgcagaaaatatatacatacaggTAAGTCttctaaaattaaataattataattttaagaaaaaatatattacttGATATAACGAGTAAAGATGATCTGaaactgtaaaaaaaaaaattatactaagttactaatgatatatataatttaatttttttttatataattatattgGGCCTCTCTAGGGGTGGGGTGTAGAGGTGAGATGGGGGCGGGGAGAAGAGGTTGCTTGCACCGATTCACCAACAAATAGTAGAAGTCAAATGTAAATAAGCAAGAACCATGTGAAAGTTTGCACACACGTAGAAACATATTCCTTAGATTTAGGGTTAagtgaaacaaagaaaatgtcAATATAATGTCGACTAAATCAATTAGCGAATCTTTTCAAACCTGACCAAATGGTTCGGGAAAATTTCAAACAGTTGGGCAGACCTAGACTGATGCTTTCTTGCTCCCCTTTTGGGGTTAAGTCAAATTCCCGATCTTTGTCATGATGACCCGTTTTAGTTATTTGTAAAGAGTTTAACAAGTggaattaatttaaattcaaaagTAATTTCAATCACGAGCTCTGATTTGCATGCATGTTTAACAAACAATTGTTTTCTTTCCCTTGATGGGCTGTCACTCGATAAAATatcatgaattatttttgttgagCAGAAGACGTGAAGAGCTGGAAAATAGTGAACCATATATTTCCTACATGCGTGATCAGTTCATGGAATCTATCATACTCAAGAAATTAAATTACTAAATGTTATTAATTTATATGAAGCTATTGGAACTTGAGAATTATTATTTAACTCTATATATGCTCCtgtcaaataaaataaatcaaaatcttCTCGTGTTCCAGTCAATAAATTAAAATCACTTCTCTCTCGAATTAAATGAGAGGTGCAAGTGGCATTCAGACAaatttcttgattaaaaaacATACAAAGGGAGAATGAGCAACTGTGGTCCTTAAAAATTAGGAGGACAATTTGTGTTTCATTAAAGGGTGACTAATGATTAAGATGGTTCTTACAATTCACTTTCATAATCATGAAGTAAACCAATCTAGAAGCTCCTCTAAGAAGAATAAACCTATCAGTCTCTTTTCCTAATTAATTCATTTGCAAGTGTGCTGTCTAGTGCACGGTCCGCCGTTCAAGTGATAAAAAAGAAGATATTGTTATGTAATTTAACCAATGGTTTATTTGGTATTAGATAGACTACAAGCAACATTCATAGTGTGAAAAGTACGATTTGCATGACTCAAATTAAAGTTACGTTTTCACAGTCTCTACAAAGTTGAATACGTAATGTCTTCAATCAAGCTCAAGCGAGAAAATCACCACTGATAACTCTGTTAAAGCTTCTCCGCTTACATAAGTAAAATCTTCTGGGAAATAGCAAAATTATGCAAGGTTATGGCGAAAAGTTAAGAGcatagtgaaaaaaaaaaaaaaaaaaaaaaaagaaaaagaagtagcTAACTTTAAACAGAAATGTATTTCGGTAGTTgcaatcatctcattaaggttaaaatttaaagttaaaagttaaattgttactccCTTCGTCCGTTTTTATTTGTTCATATTTAATTTGAAACACTCCTTAAGGAGCAATAGATAAAATGCCGATTTTATTATATCATTCCTAATTATTACTTCCtgcattttaatttatgtgaacttatttccttattagtctgTGCTAAAAAGAATAACtcctttttatatttgaaaacaatcTACCTTTAtccaatgatttatagccacaaaaaGTGTATGTGACACATTTTACACCATAAGTTTAAAAgtattctcttctttcttaaattccgtacccagtcaaataggttcacataaattgaaacggagggagtataaatcACCTAAATAACTAAAATCAATGAAACAAACTTCAAAAATTATACAGTCACTAACAATTTCTTGAAGAATCTAACCCAATAATTACTAgtaaaggtaaaaaaaaaaaaaaaaaaggtatgaaatggtaaattatctcttggtTTCTCCAatctggacaagtaaaagtagaTATCTTTTTTTAGTATAGCAGACAAGTAAAACTGGACGAACGATgtactaaatatataaaaaaaaaaaaaaaaaaaaaaaaaaaaaaactatcattCTTTTGAAATCGACTAAAACGGGAAGAGTTTCACATAAATCAGATATactaattactccctccgttcacttttacttgtccggtattctaaaaatagattttcacttttacttgttactTTTAACATTTCAAGATGAGACAAtttcttttattctattttactCATAGTATTTActttaaatcatttttcaaatctaataaaaatatgcatcaattaatacGGATATAATGGTAAAgtatatactttatttattattttttaaggggTGCGTAGAGTCAAAAGTAGACACGTAAAAGTGAGAGGATGAGTATAAACAAACAGCTGACTTTTGCAACCAAATGAGTAAATGCTCATTGCTGTCCGCTTTTGACTCTTTGGATTTTACCAGTTCTTCATCTTTGGTCAGCGTAAAGACTCTCTCctgctcttctctctcttcaacaaattgtgtatatatacaagTATCCCCCACTCCCTTAGACGCTTGTCACAACTTTGCTCCACTCTTGAAAATAACAAAGTGAGAAAGCAATACAAAACGAAAACCAGTTCTTTTTCCATTGGAATTAGtctcaaaaagaaagaaaaaagaaagagtgaaATCTAGTTCTTTGAGATCATCATCAAGTAGTTAGAATGGGAAGACCACCTTGCTGTGATAAAATTGGGGTGAAAAAAGGACCATGGACACCAGAAGAGGATATCATCTTGGTTTCATACATTCAACAACATGGTCCTGGAAACTGGAGAGCTGTTCCCAGTAATACAGGTAATTTAATTTaacatcttttatttttttctggaGAAGTTTGTTAGTCATTAAATGTGTAGTAGGAGTACTAATTAATACTATTTCTGCCGCTTCACACCGCCTTGGAAAAAAGAATTCCATCCATAAGATCAACACGTATCATCCAACTGTTTTACTCACAGCCgttcatcttcttttttcttccacAGGTTTGCTTAGATGCAGCAAAAGCTGTAGGCTTAGATGGACTAATTATCTCCGACCCGGTATCAAACGTGGCAACTTCACAGAACATGAAGAAAAGATGATCATCCACCTCCAAGCTCTTCTTGGCAACAGGTACCatgcaaaatttcaaattttcaattgtTTTTTATTAGATCCGATTTTTATATGTTGGTAATCCCAATAAAGAATTGGGGCTAGATCTCATGTTTTGTTAAAGGGCAAAATTGTGAGGGAATTATAAGATGGAAAacagaattaataaaaattgtTATAACCAACCAACTGAACTACTCAGATTCTCAAGTCTCGTGTTATTGATCCAGTCTCTAACATGTTTCTATTTAATGTTTTGGTGTAGATGGGCAGCGATAGCTTCATATCTTCCACAAAGGACGGACAACGATATAAAAAATTACTGGAATACTCATCTAAGGAAAAAGCTGAAGAAGCTTCAAGGGAAAGATGAAAATACTATTCAAGAAGGATCAACCTCATCATCATCTCAATCAAATTTCTCAAAGGGACAATGGGAAAGGAGGCTTCAGACAGATATCCACATGGCCAAAAAAGCCCTTTGTGAGGCTTTATCACTAGACAAATCCGATTCGCTAGTAAATCCTATTAGTCCAATTCCAGTCCAACCCGTTCAAGGATCAAGTTCTTATGCATCTAGCGCGGAAAACATTTCTAAGTTGCTTCAGAATTGGATGAAAAATTCACCCAAATCGTCTCAATTAAGTCGATCGGATTCAGAAAATACTCAAAGCTTGTTTAATAACCCGTCAATCAGGTCAGGGTCGGGTTCGAGTTCAAGTCCTAGCGAAGGGACCATAAGTGCTACAACACCTGAGGGTTTCGACTCGTTGTTTAGTGAGGGCAATGCTTTCACACCTGAAAATACCGCGATTTTTCAAGTTGAAAGCAAGCCAAATTTGAATGCTGAAAATGGATTTTTATTTAACAAGCCAAGTTTGGAGGAGTCACAAGTCCCGTTATCTTTGTTAGAGAAGTGGCTATTTGATGATGCTATTAATGCACCAGCACAAGATGAGTTTATGGGAATGAACTTGGGTGAATCTGCTAACTTTTTTTGAAGAAACATTTACTAGTAAATGATAGTCCTAGTAAATATTTCTTCAGAACAGCATAAAGCAACTTTAATGGTGGTGTTCTTTTATCtgttttttttgtgtttgttaCTTGTTAATTAGGGCTTTGGAGTTTAGTTTATAGGTTTTACTTACTTTGTAGCCTGAGCAAAAACTCTGATATGTGCAACAGCAAAAAAGTGTAAATTACAAGTAATGTTAAAGATGCATGTGTAGtgaataatactaataatgaTTAGCTTCAACTGTTTGTACTATGTGCTCAAATATTTTTGAGTATTTTATAGAAATGAAAATTAGATGAAGTTTGACTTGAGATGTTCCTGATCGAGTTCAAACATCATAGTCAAGAAGTTTGACTTTCTTACACTGATACACTGAGAAATTAATTTTACACCATCACAATATAAGTTTACTAGCGGGaatacttatcatgttttgcACGTTACGTCATCCGTGATCGCTATATGAAGTTACATTTAAGTACTCcttccggataaaaaaaagtgtccacttagtcaTTTGCAAACCCTTTAATAAgatactaactcctagaaaaaaataggtaatttaacTAAACTGCCCCTAATTTAATAGGTATTGggtttgatcacataacacttaatagggacaaatatgaaaaaaaaaaaaaaaaaaaagagattaattatattctttttttatttgataagtggacactctttttgacccaAGACAAAAAGGCTAAGTGTGGACATTCTTTTTGATCCGGATGGAGTAACTTTTAGGTGATCGCATGATATAAATTTGTTTACATTATGTATTAAACTCATAATCGTGAATTGCATTATTGTTGTAAATTCTCAGAAAAACCAACTTTGTCAAGTGCACTAGTTATAACacacttttatttcttttttctgttttaagTAGTGGCTATTAATTGTTCACTGCAACTCTTCAATTTTAGGTACCTTGAATGTAAATGGACGATAGAGTGACATCCGAGCTCCATGATATGTCCATGACGAGGCGAACTTATCTTCACCATATTGTTTTTGACACTTCCtaaaatatttttgaccctACTATATAGTAACTTCAGTATTAAATGTAAATACTAGTTACATAACACAACAGATACAAAGTGTAGTAAGAGCAAGATTAGACATGTATAGGAATACTAAGGGTGGTAGGAAATATGTTTCTTTCATAGATTCAGCTTGTACTTAATTAGTTTCTCCAGAGGCTCACTAGCTCTTGGCAGTACCCTTCCTAGAAGGTGGCTCGGACTTTGAGTGCTCTCTTAGGTGTATTGATTCTTTTTGTTGGTATGGTAATATTTCACAGtttattgccaaaaaaaaaaaatgtaatgtcAATTCTTTTTCTTCGTTTAGAGTTAGCAGAAGAGCAATAAAATGACTGTTTTGATTAAACTTAATATACAAGTGAATATATTACCCTATCAAGCAATTCAAATACAAGTGCTTTGGTGACTGATTGTTCGCTTAATATTTCACCCAACATAATAATTAAATTCCTGAGGAAATAAGTATTGACTCTTGACGTAGTAAACTAGTAATACTTCATTCAATTAGGTTCTAGAAACTAGAAAGGATGAATGGCTCGCTATCTTCATTTCAAGGAAGCTTCCTTCATGAATTCTGTGAAATATAGGGAATAGGATTCTATGTAAAGAATCATACAAATCAATACACGTTTATTTCGAGCCTGTTCATTTGCTATGTATGTACCAATGGCAAGTCGAGTAATTTACTGGCctcgttcacttttatttatccACTATACTAAAAACTAATTTTACGTTTACTTGTCCACgttagcatatcaagaaaaaatatttttttctcttcatatattacccttaacattaattacgtaatctcaaaaaattttaaaaaaaaatattctccaAAGCATTTCTCAAGACTTAATTAAGACTATGTACCAAGTATtatgcaaaatatatatattttttaaatgttttaaaGAGATGTGCAAAATCAAttatggacaagtaaaagttaaCAGAGAGAGTAGCATTTTACGCCTCTCGCTTTTTGAAACACTTTAGCTTTTGGATGAGACGCGGATCCAAAATATGAACTTATGGGTTTAGATTCGGAATTCTACCACACCCGTCTAATTTATTAGATTTGAAATCTATTATTTATGTTTAGTAGGTTTTTAACCACATATACatggattttgaattttttatactacacaacaacccaacaaagcTCATAACGAAAAAACAACCCTAATCCATAATGAGGTGTTTACGAAAACACTGCTCTGTAACAAATTCGATAGTAGCTCCTTAACTTTTCtaatcacatcaaaatatataaaaggcCTGTATGAAATGTCTGATTGGGGCGTTTATCCGGCTGAAATGTTGATACGTTGTGTTAAAAAATCGTTTTCTTTTTAGGTCCATTTTCGGAAAGAAGAGTTGCTAAATGGCCACAccaatttgacccaaatttggccacacttatataaaaatcaccaTAACCTCTAttgcaaaattttaaattaagataaattttgagaaaaaaggatagaaatgacattaagtaagcataaattattaaatttatccTAAATAATTATATGAATTTGGGTCATTATGGCCAAAATAGTGTGGCCAAAAGACCTTATTGTTTCGGAAAAGCATTGATTAATTAATTGTCATATATTGGTCATTCTTAATACACTGTGGGATATGGTGATCGTCATTTTATAAGTACCTCCTTTTTAAGTTGGTCAAAATGATAATAGTGACTCGCAGGATTCTGTGCAAGATAGGATCCCTACTTTATTACTACTACAAgtttataaacataaataaacaTATGCTTAATTGAGAAGCTAGAAAGGTTGAAAATCTGACAATCTGGTTGGATTATGCAAACATGGCAAGGGTGGTGGTTAGGcattctttcaattttaaaatttggcaaaaatttGCATTGGAAAAAAGCAATTGGATATTAAATGCAAAATATATGGAGGATCCAGTTGACTTGCTTGAACCTATAATTAAAGTCTAAAAATTCACAAAGAGCAATTTTTGATTGTCCTAGAGTTTTAAATTCCACTGGTAAAACTCAagacatatataaatatgtgcATGAACGTATGCAAATAGTTTAAAAGCAATAGATCGTTTGGTTTCTATAAGTCGTGGTTAACGAGAATTTATAATTGGAAATCGACAAACAGGAAACACTGCAAATTGAATATAGAAGAACGACTTTACTCTTTTACAGGTAAAGAATTGAACCTTTCAGCGGGttaatttctacttgaattttccttttttttttgataaggacTTGTCATTTTTGAAGTTTCACCTGTGAAATTTAAGCCTTCAAAACAATGAATTTTTATTGAAAACAGGGCCAGAAAATAGCTAGTGGACTCTATTTCTACCTTAATTAACCACCCACTAGCCCAAGACATAACCTTTTTTCTCTGTGAAAGCATAAGCCCCTCATGAATGATAACCCCAAATGACAAGGCAAATAACACTTGAATATAATGCAACATTCACTTTTAAATTGTCAATATGTAGAAAGAATTTATTGAAggcacattttcttccttttacagGCTGCACATTGAAGCAGTaatgaagaaaaatggaaagaaTTAAAGATGGAACTTTTCCACGGATGCCAGAGTAGAAAAAGGAAACAATGAATGAAGAAATTAAAGGGTAAATGCATGATGCCACCTCCAAAAACCAAAGGAAGCTTCCCTTGCAGACAAACTTATTTAAGgatttatatatattcaaagcTGCAGCAGGTGATCATGAGACCCATGTTCTTTCCTAAAATGAAAAACAGCTAAGCTTTCTATATATGTAGTAGAGTAGTAATTTTCATCAACCtatttttaatcttaaaatcaTTACTCTGTGTAGGGTTACTATTCATACACACCATATGATTTCTCAAGGCACTGTTCTATCATTTATAGCTGTTTGACACTATCATGTGCATTTGGACAGAACCCCCTTGCTTTTTTCCACCTAAATCTTCCATTAACcctctttatatatttcatgtgATGAACACTATATCATTTGTGTGtctccatatgtatatatgtaaatgatcaTAATTAAGACATTTATTTATAGATTTTGGTCCAATGAGATGTTTTTGCTTAACTATCTCATATCCCGAATCAAGTGGCCGACTGATCCATATTAGTGCCGCGTAAGCGGGGTGGGGAGCTAGCATGAGAAGTACGGTTGATCAGCATAAATGCATAATCGAGTAACTTTGATCCAAATCATGTATATTTTTTGAGCAATCctctaaatatatacatataataaacaGGAAAGTTACATATATGTACAGTTCGGCCAACTAGTTTACTGATATGGACCAAATATACACAATATGTGTTGTGTATAGATATGCGTAATATATGTATAGtgcatgtatattatatatatagtttacTATAAGTATACACAACCTATACATTTTGTACATATTTTTAAAGTAGACAACCCAAAGATATTGGATTGTAATTTTCCCGATGATAAACTTCAGAACCCGTGAACTTTATATTTTGGATCTGCATAAAACTCATTTAAGAGAATAGCACTTCCTACTAGGAGTTTTCCATTTTTATGATTCGAGACCTCTTGTTAAGGGACGAGCTAGAGATCCCATCCATCCACCCATATCCTTGGTGGTGGTCCAATAAAATGACGTCCATGAATAACAAATACTCATAATGGTTTTATTTAGTTAATAAATTTGTGGTACATTGTAATTAGGACATTATATTGAGACTACTGGTCTATTTTGGATGATATGTCACTTTGGTTATTAAAATGCATGGATAAAGAGTCGTCTCTCTTGATAGGGCCATGTAGTCCTGCCTCCGATATTTGATTGATATAATAATCAAACTTTAaagaggaaaggaaaagaatgacCCCTAAACTTGAGATATTactaaaatatttttggaaattaaATGCGGTTGCAATCAACCCGTTTTTTCTCAACATTTTTTAATGTAAACATTACTATCATGTAAAGAAATCGTGTATGAGAAGTATTTCCTAGTGCCATCAAACATTATTGATTGCCATCTCCACAATAgacaaaaaatcaaattttattaaagaagttaaatGCGATATGTTGTGTGTATGTATTTCCAGTTTCAACAACTCCAGTAAAATTTAAATGTTAACTATATTAGTCTTTTAATGAAGTTCTTACGAGCAAGAACTATTGAAACCGAAATGATATTGTTCCTTAGGTACAAGCGGTTGGCTAAGAAATTAATGTCATAGGTGCTTCATTTTGAGAGTTGATTTCTCAAAAGGTCA
Coding sequences within it:
- the LOC132055672 gene encoding myb-related protein 306-like, with the protein product MGRPPCCDKIGVKKGPWTPEEDIILVSYIQQHGPGNWRAVPSNTGLLRCSKSCRLRWTNYLRPGIKRGNFTEHEEKMIIHLQALLGNRWAAIASYLPQRTDNDIKNYWNTHLRKKLKKLQGKDENTIQEGSTSSSSQSNFSKGQWERRLQTDIHMAKKALCEALSLDKSDSLVNPISPIPVQPVQGSSSYASSAENISKLLQNWMKNSPKSSQLSRSDSENTQSLFNNPSIRSGSGSSSSPSEGTISATTPEGFDSLFSEGNAFTPENTAIFQVESKPNLNAENGFLFNKPSLEESQVPLSLLEKWLFDDAINAPAQDEFMGMNLGESANFF